In Ensifer sp. PDNC004, the sequence AGTCGGCGCCGGGCGGGAAGCTTTCTTCCTGGACGTCTGCTTTGGTGCGCTGCGGGTCTTGGGGACCAAGAGCGGGGCGGACGTGGAACCAGCTACTTCGTCATCCGACTGTGCGCCAGCAACCGGGTCAACCACTGCATGGGCCGGATCGGAGGCTGTCACGACGGTCGGTTCTTCCACAAAATTCGGAACATCAGCATCCGCGGCGTGATCAGTACCACCGTTGCCGCCCAATTCTCGGTGGCCGAACAGATGAGCCGATTCGGTCTCAATCTCGCGCGCGAGGGTCTTGAGGTCGGTGTTTCCCCATATCGAACCCGTTGGCACTTTTGGCTGACGGCGGCCGGATTTGAACTCAACAACGAACCTGCGTTGTGGCGTTTTCATATAGTTTGAACCCAATGTGGATCGAAATGCTGCGGCACGACTGGTTGCACAAAGTCAGGTGCTTGGATCACAGCCGACCGCTAAAGGAGCAGTGGAGCCACAGCGCTCAGCGCGTGGCTTCTCCCTGCCTCAATCGATGCCAAGCTTCTTGCGCAACTCGGCATTCTCCGCGCGCAACTTTTCCGCCAAGAGCTTTCGCAGCTTCTGGTTCTCGGCCTCGAGCTGCACGAGTTCGGCAAACTCGTCGCCGGCCGAAGCGGATTTTCTGCTCGGCTGATCATCTGCCTTCAAGCTACCCTTCCAGTTATAGTAGGTTTGCTCGGATATTCCGGCACTTTTGATCGCATCTTTCATCGTACTCGCGCCGTCAGCGACCTGTGCCCCGATCTGCCTGAGCTTCTCGAGTTTTTCTTGTTCGCTGAATTTTCTGGACTTGGCGGAGGGCTTTGATGCTGTTGCCGTCGAAGTCGCGCTCTTCGTTTCCCCGGCCGCATTTTGACGTTTTGCTGTGCTTCGCTTTCCGCGTTCAGGTGTGTGCACAGTCGCTGAGCCCTCGGCAACCAGGGTGGTTGGCGTCGTGTTTTCTTCAGGCATTAGTAATCCTTTTTTTAAGATCGTCCTTTTTTCAACCGAGTGAAGGCCAGAGTCAACACGACTCGCAGGCCGATTTTCGATGCCGATCCAATAGGGTATACGAATTGCCTCTTCGTTCTCCGAGCCGTTGTCGGGGCAGCTCGGCCCGATATCCGCGGGGGGTCCACATTCACGCTCACCGTCTAGGCTTCAACTTCACGCAGGCCTGGCAGTCGTCGATGGCGCGGGAGTTTCCCGCCCCATCGACGACAGGGTTCAAGACTGAGGCATCTATGGCTGCTGCGCCTATGCTTTATCCAGGACTGACGCGACGGCATCGGCCGCCGCTTTGACGACAATATCGGCCTCGTCCATGGTGAGGCAAAGCGGTGGCGCAAAGCCGAGGATATCGCCTTGAGGCATGGCGCGGCCGATGACGCCGCGCTCAAGCAGGGCGGCCGCCACTTGCGGGCCGATCTTCTCTGCCGGATCGAAAAAGACCCGGTCGTCCTTGTCCTCAACGAACTCGATTGCGGCCATCAGACCATCGCCACGCACCTCGCCCACATGCCTGTGATTGGCGAGCGCCTTCGCCAACTCCGCGCGGAAGTAGGCGCCGGTGCTGCCGGCGTTTTCAACCAGGCCCAACTCGTCGATCAGTTCGAGATTGGCAACGCCCGCGGCGGCGCAGATCGGATGGGCGGAATAGGTCCAGCCGTGGCCGATCGCGCCCAGTTCGTCGGCGCCTTGCACCAGCACCTGCCACATCTTTTCCGATACGATCGCGCCGGAAAGCGGTGCGTAGGCCGAGGTCAGCCCCTTGGCAATGGTGATGAGGTCGGGCTTCATACCATAGTGGTCGGATCCGAACATCGTGCCGAGACGCCCGAACCCGGTCACCACTTCGTCGGCGACGAGCAGGATGTCGTATTTTTTGAGCACGGCCTGGATCTTCTGCCAGTAACCCTTCGGCGGCGGCACGATACCGCCCGTACCGAGGATCGGCTCACCGATAAAGGCGGCGATCGTCTCCGGGCCTTCGCCCAGGATCATTTCCTCAAGCTTGTCGGCGCAATATTGCGAGAACTGCTCTTCATCCATCGAGCGATCCGGACGGCGGAAGAAGTAGGGTGCTTCCGTGTGCAGGATCGGTGCGCGGGGCAGGTCAAAGGCGGTGTGGAAGAGATGCAGTCCGGTCAGCGAGCCCGTCATAACGCCGGAGCCGTGATAGCCGCGCCAGCGAGAGATGATCTTCTTTTTGTCCGGCCGACCGAGGATGTTGTTGTAGTACCAGATCAGCTTGATGTTGGTCTCGTTTGCATCGGAGCCTGAAAGACCGAAATAGACGCGGCTCATGCCTTCCGGCGCGCGGTCGATAATCATCTTCGAGAGCGTGATCGAGGCTTCCGTGCCGTGGCCGACATAGGCGTGATAGTAGGCGAGATTCTTCGCCTGCTCGGCAATCGCGTCGGCGATCTTCTGCCGGCCGTAGCCGACATTGACGCAGTAGAGACCTGCAAAAGCATCGAGGCTCGTTCTGCCGCTGGTGTCGGTAATGTACACACCTTCGCCGCCGCCGATCACCCGGGTCGGTGTTTCGCCGCGCGCATGCATGCCCATATGCGTGGAGGGGTGGAAGAAGTGATCACGGTCCCAGGCGCTGAGTTCGTTGCTTTTTTCGAGCATGGTCTTTCCTTTCGCGTATGAAATGTGGCGCGCCCGTTCAGGCGGCCGTGTCGATGCAGAGATATTTGAGTTCGGTGAAGGCCTCGATGCCGTGGCGGGAGCCTTCGCGGCCAAGGCCCGACTGTTTCCAGCCGCCGAAGGGGATCGGTCCGCCGGTGATTTTCACCCGATTGATCGCGACCATCCCGTATTCCAAAGCCCGCGCAAGACGCATCTGGCGTGCGCCGTTCTCGGTGACGACATAGGCGACGAGGCCGTATTCGGTGTCGTTTGCCCGGGCGATCACTTCGCTCTCGGTGTCGAAGGCGGAGACGGCGGCAACCGGGCCGAAGGTCTCCTCACGCATGATCAGCGCTTCGTTCGGTACATCCGTCAAAAGGGTCGGCTCGAAGAACAGAGGGCCTGCCTTGTGGCGCTTGCCACCGGTGAGGAGCTTCGCGCCGCGTTTCAACGCATCGGCGACCTGTTCTTCCACCTTGGCGACGGCACGCTCGTGCATCAGAGGACCGATCTCGGCGTCTGGGTCGAGGCCCGAGGCAACCTTCAGCGCTTCGATGCGAACCTGAAACGCCTTGGTAAAGGCCGCAACGACGGGCCGTTCGACATAGATGCGGTTGGCGGCGAGGCAATCCTGGCCGGAGGTCGCGAACTTCGCGGCGACGGCGATGTCGGCTGCCTTCTCCACATCGGCGTCGGCGAAGACGATCAGCGGCGCATGGCCGCCGAGTTCCATGACCAGCCGCTTCATGGTCTCCGCGCACTGGCCTGCAATCAGCTTGCCGATCTCCGTCGAGCCGGTGAAGCTCATGGCGCGAATGCGCGGATCGGCGTTCATGCGGCCGACGATGGTGGCGGCGTCTCCGGTCACAACATTGAAGACGCCCGCGGGAATTCCGGCCCGTTCGCCGAGTTCGGCAAGGGCGAGTGCCGAAAGCGGTGTTTCGCTGGAGGGATGCGCAACCACCGTGCAGCCAGCTGCGAGCGCGGCAGCGGCCTTGCGTGTGATCATGGCGGAGGGGAAGTTCCACGGCGTCACGATCCCGACGACACCGAGCGCCTCGCGCCGCACGATCATCTCTGCTCCGGGCAGATGGCTGGTGACGCTTTCCACATTCAGCCGCTTTCCTTCCTCCGCGTACCATTCGATGAACGAGGCCGCGTAGTCGATCTCGCCGCGGGACTCGGCAAGGGGCTTGCCCTGCTCCAGGGTCATCAAGAGGGCAAGATCCTCGCGCGCCTTCAGCATCAGGTCGTGCCACTTGCGCAGGATCGCGGCGCGCTGCTGCGGCAGCATGCTGCGCCAGGCGGGCAGCGCGTCACGCGCCGCCGAAATGGCCTCCCCGGTCTGCTCACCATCAAGGGCGGCGACCCAGGCAAGCGTCGCCGCCGAGGCGGGATCCGTCACCTTGAAGCTTGCGCCGTCACGGCCAGAGATCCATCGACCACCGACATAGGCGAGTTCCCTGAGCAGATGAGGATCGGCAAGGCGGGCAAGCGCGTCGTGAAAGGTCGTTCGGGCAAATACGGCGGTCATGGCGGCCTCCTCCTGTTGGTGGAGGAAGTCTGCCAGAGGGCGCGCGACAGATTGTCTATTGCCGGGGTGGCCACCAGAGACTTTGGCCAAAGATGGGGGCGGCCGTAGACAATCTCTCTATTCAGACGCGGGAAGCAACGTCTCCAGCGGAAGCGCGGTCTCCTCCTTCACCGTCTTGGTGACGATGTAGGTGAAGTAGCGGTCGATACCGAGTTCGCGGTCGAGTAGGCTGTCGACAAGACGCTGGTAGGCGTCGATGTCGGGGGCCATGATCTTCAGGATGTAATCGACGCCACCGCCGACCGACCAGCAGGCCACGATTTCTGGCGTTGTCGCGACAGCGCGTTCGAAACGCTCGAAATCCACCTGCCGATGGTTGGCAAGCGTCACCTCCATCATGACGCTGGCAACAGGCGCAACGCGTCTGACGGCAACGCGTGCGTGATAGCCTGCGACGATGCCTGCCTTCTCAAGTTTGCGCAGACGCAGCCAGCAGGGCGTTGGTGAGAGGCCCGCCCGTTCCGCCAGCGCCAGCTTGGTGATGCGCCCGTTCTCCTGGATCGCCTCCAGGATACGCAGGTCGATGGCGTCGAGTTTCATTCAGGGCGCCCTCCGGGCGGGGATCGTGTCAAAGTGGAGGAAAAGACAATGGGAAACCATTTTGGCGTTGTCAATTGAACTGATTTTGAGCACTGTTAAAATCATGACAAATTGGCGACCCGATATATCCCAGTTGCGCCGGCCGGCTTATCTCTCTCTCGCCGAACAGATCGCTCGCGCCATCCAGGAAGGGCACTTGCCGAACGGGACGCGCCTTCTGCCTCATCGCAAGCTCGCCGACGACCTGAAGCTTTCCGTGCAGACCGTCAGTCGTGCCTATGACGAGCTGATCCGACGGGGGCTCATTTCCGGCGAAATCGGTCGCGGCTCCTTCGTGCAGACAAGGCCGAAAGAGCCTGAGCCGCCTTATCTGCCCGAGCGTCTTGGCGAGCTTGTCGACCTTTCGATCCTCAAGCCCGTGTGCGAACAGCTGCATCTGGAGCGCATGCGCGGAGCCTTCGGGTGGCTGGCGGAAAACCTTCCGTCGAGTTCGGCGCTTTCCTTCCGGCCCAACATGGTTTTCCCGCGCCATCGTAACGTCGCAGCCGAATGGCTGTCGCGTTGTGGACTGGATGTGTCTCCGCTCAACATCAGCCTCACCAACGGCGCCACCTCGGGCATGACAGTGGCGCTGATGAGCGTTGCTCCGCCAGGCTCGACCGTTGCGACGGAAGCGATCAGCCACCACACGCTCGTGCCGCTTTCCAGCTATCTTGGCCTTCATCTCGAGGGCTTGCCGATCGATCGCGAAGGCATGATCCCCGAGGCGCTGGATGAAGCTTGCCGCACGGGCGTCATCCGCGCCGTCTTTCTCCAGCCCTCGGTGATCAATCCGACCGCGGCCTTGATGGGGCCTGAGCGCCGGCAGGCGCTTGCCGACGTCGCACGGCGCCACGATATCGCGATCATCGAGAACGACATCCTGGGGCCGCTTGTGGAAGGTCGGGCGCCGCCGATTGCGGCCTATGCGCCGGAGCGCACCCTCTACGTCACCAGCTTCACGAAGATCACGGTACCGGGCCTGCGCATTGGCTATCTCGCCGCCCCGGATCGTTACGTCGCAGCGGTTGCCAACCGCCATCTCGTCTCCAACTGGATGGCGACGCCCTCAATCGCCGAGATCGCGACCCTCTGGGTCAGCGACGGCACGGCGATGGAACTTGTCAATTGGCAGCGCCGGGCACTTGGCGTTCGTCACGCGATCGCCGAGGAGGCGCTCGCCGGCTTGCCCTATTATACCCATCCACAGAGCTTACATGTGTGGCTGCCGTTGCCGGAAGGGCATACGGAAGACGGCTTCGTCTCCCAGGCGCGTCTGCGCGGTGTGGCGATAGCGCCCGGTTCTTCGTTCCGCACGGCCGACCAGGGCTGGCAGCC encodes:
- a CDS encoding transposase is translated as MPEENTTPTTLVAEGSATVHTPERGKRSTAKRQNAAGETKSATSTATASKPSAKSRKFSEQEKLEKLRQIGAQVADGASTMKDAIKSAGISEQTYYNWKGSLKADDQPSRKSASAGDEFAELVQLEAENQKLRKLLAEKLRAENAELRKKLGID
- a CDS encoding aspartate aminotransferase family protein — its product is MLEKSNELSAWDRDHFFHPSTHMGMHARGETPTRVIGGGEGVYITDTSGRTSLDAFAGLYCVNVGYGRQKIADAIAEQAKNLAYYHAYVGHGTEASITLSKMIIDRAPEGMSRVYFGLSGSDANETNIKLIWYYNNILGRPDKKKIISRWRGYHGSGVMTGSLTGLHLFHTAFDLPRAPILHTEAPYFFRRPDRSMDEEQFSQYCADKLEEMILGEGPETIAAFIGEPILGTGGIVPPPKGYWQKIQAVLKKYDILLVADEVVTGFGRLGTMFGSDHYGMKPDLITIAKGLTSAYAPLSGAIVSEKMWQVLVQGADELGAIGHGWTYSAHPICAAAGVANLELIDELGLVENAGSTGAYFRAELAKALANHRHVGEVRGDGLMAAIEFVEDKDDRVFFDPAEKIGPQVAAALLERGVIGRAMPQGDILGFAPPLCLTMDEADIVVKAAADAVASVLDKA
- a CDS encoding NAD-dependent succinate-semialdehyde dehydrogenase, producing MTAVFARTTFHDALARLADPHLLRELAYVGGRWISGRDGASFKVTDPASAATLAWVAALDGEQTGEAISAARDALPAWRSMLPQQRAAILRKWHDLMLKAREDLALLMTLEQGKPLAESRGEIDYAASFIEWYAEEGKRLNVESVTSHLPGAEMIVRREALGVVGIVTPWNFPSAMITRKAAAALAAGCTVVAHPSSETPLSALALAELGERAGIPAGVFNVVTGDAATIVGRMNADPRIRAMSFTGSTEIGKLIAGQCAETMKRLVMELGGHAPLIVFADADVEKAADIAVAAKFATSGQDCLAANRIYVERPVVAAFTKAFQVRIEALKVASGLDPDAEIGPLMHERAVAKVEEQVADALKRGAKLLTGGKRHKAGPLFFEPTLLTDVPNEALIMREETFGPVAAVSAFDTESEVIARANDTEYGLVAYVVTENGARQMRLARALEYGMVAINRVKITGGPIPFGGWKQSGLGREGSRHGIEAFTELKYLCIDTAA
- a CDS encoding Lrp/AsnC family transcriptional regulator, coding for MKLDAIDLRILEAIQENGRITKLALAERAGLSPTPCWLRLRKLEKAGIVAGYHARVAVRRVAPVASVMMEVTLANHRQVDFERFERAVATTPEIVACWSVGGGVDYILKIMAPDIDAYQRLVDSLLDRELGIDRYFTYIVTKTVKEETALPLETLLPASE
- a CDS encoding PLP-dependent aminotransferase family protein; translated protein: MSIELILSTVKIMTNWRPDISQLRRPAYLSLAEQIARAIQEGHLPNGTRLLPHRKLADDLKLSVQTVSRAYDELIRRGLISGEIGRGSFVQTRPKEPEPPYLPERLGELVDLSILKPVCEQLHLERMRGAFGWLAENLPSSSALSFRPNMVFPRHRNVAAEWLSRCGLDVSPLNISLTNGATSGMTVALMSVAPPGSTVATEAISHHTLVPLSSYLGLHLEGLPIDREGMIPEALDEACRTGVIRAVFLQPSVINPTAALMGPERRQALADVARRHDIAIIENDILGPLVEGRAPPIAAYAPERTLYVTSFTKITVPGLRIGYLAAPDRYVAAVANRHLVSNWMATPSIAEIATLWVSDGTAMELVNWQRRALGVRHAIAEEALAGLPYYTHPQSLHVWLPLPEGHTEDGFVSQARLRGVAIAPGSSFRTADQGWQPAVRISLGSTTEQELRTGLGILASLASGNPEALLLAI